The Eremothecium gossypii ATCC 10895 chromosome IV, complete sequence genome contains a region encoding:
- the GPI16 gene encoding GPI-anchor transamidase subunit GPI16 (Syntenic homolog of Saccharomyces cerevisiae YHR188C (GPI16)), with translation MKASIIGLWALSSLIGVSNGLNNMEGSRERTNASMSGVDVNSGSDISIETAVVGAAANGQGAVGGVADERRGLVSLAAPAKYPYMEHLGLRPLPRNALLASLQFYMQSNSFQVGKQQDGSDYNHYTVFPKSITPVMENTQTRQLHLRFTHGLWDHENWGQLPHAGAKSGGSGVELWAVMEAGSRDEAFRNWLLMTHSLSGLFCASINFIDSTKTTFPVSSFQPRTDERIPLLNGTNHLYLLRGSLANEPVCTENLTPFLKLLPTRGRQGLSTLLEGHKVFGSRWHSLSLDVSTICSEEGLCHYEMEEFIELALDVPSTLARVERPIPKPLDGSNLRCDTSKHHDSWTCFPLSDSTSAKIELSKLFGRYIMDATELSDTPSKACVKVSDNWKVLIKAGDAYFTTATNCFDVKGKKWHDIYLDTDDTTKVYPVDSSPVFVTRSLTGYSQDKGGLRTVFRNPTDQPVSLVYFESLPWYMRLYLSTVKIETDDNLSINDVIKSTYYLPARDRERPTHLEYQMVIPANTTFALTYQFDKSLLQYAEYPPDANHGFEIESAVVTVLSPFKYEFRTATLLLSLSTPDFSMPYNVIILTSTVMGLIFGTLFNMLVKKITTVEEADKHMQHSGLRARARSIKQNLFDKLGSQKLKKD, from the coding sequence CGGGGTTGCGGACGAACGGCGCGGGCTTGTGTCGCTAGCGGCGCCCGCCAAGTACCCGTATATGGAGCACCTGGGgctgcggccgctgccTCGCAACGCGCTGCTGGCATCGCTGCAGTTCTACATGCAATCCAACTCGTTCCAGGTGGGGAAGCAGCAGGACGGTTCGGACTATAACCACTACACCGTGTTCCCCAAGTCGATCACGCCGGTGATGGAGAACACGCAGACGCGGCAGCTGCACCTGCGGTTCACGCACGGGCTGTGGGACCACGAGAACTGGGGCCAGCTTCCGCACGCGGGGGCGAAGTCCGGGGGCTCTGGGGTCGAGCTGTGGGCGGTGATGGAGGCGGGTAGCCGGGACGAGGCATTTCGGAACTGGCTGCTGATGACGCACTCGCTGAGCGGCCTCTTCTGTGCATCAATCAACTTCATAGACTCGACCAAGACGACGTTCCCGGTCTCGTCTTTCCAGCCGCGCACGGACGAGCGGATCCCGCTGCTGAACGGTACCAACCATCTCTACCTCCTGCGCGGCTCGCTGGCCAATGAGCCGGTGTGCACTGAGAACCTGACTCCGTTTCTGAAGCTGCTCCCCACCCGCGGCAGGCAGGGCTTGTCCACGCTGCTTGAGGGCCACAAGGTTTTTGGCTCGCGGTGGCACTCGCTCTCGCTCGACGTGTCCACGATCTGCTCTGAGGAGGGTTTGTGTCACTATGAAATGGAGGAGTTTATAGAACTGGCCTTGGACGTGCCCAGCACGCTTGCGCGTGTGGAACGGCCGATTCCAAAGCCATTGGATGGTTCGAACTTGCGCTGTGACACCTCCAAGCACCATGACAGCTGGACCTGCTTTCCGCTTTCGGATAGCACGAGCGCCAAGATAGAGCTGTCAAAGTTGTTTGGGCGCTATATTATGGATGCTACTGAGCTCTCGGACACTCCTTCCAAGGCTTGCGTTAAGGTCTCCGACAACTGGAAGGTGCTCATAAAGGCGGGCGACGCATATTTTACCACCGCAACTAACTGTTTTGACGTGAAGGGCAAGAAGTGGCACGACATCTACCTAGATACCGACGATACAACGAAGGTGTACCCCGTTGACAGCTCGCCCGTGTTTGTCACGAGATCTTTGACGGGGTACTCGCAAGACAAGGGCGGTCTCCGCACGGTTTTCAGAAACCCCACGGACCAGCCCGTTAGTCTGGTGTATTTCGAATCTCTCCCATGGTACATGCGCCTGTACCTGTCGACAGTCAAGATCGAAACAGACGACAACCTGTCGATTAACGATGTCATCAAGTCGACCTACTACCTGCCAGCGCGGGACCGAGAGAGGCCTACACACTTGGAATACCAGATGGTCATTCCCGCAAACACGACGTTTGCTCTGACCTATCAGTTTGACAAGTCGCTGCTTCAGTATGCTGAGTATCCTCCCGATGCGAACCACGGTTTTGAAATTGAGTCAGCAGTGGTCACCGTTCTCTCGCCGTTCAAATACGAGTTCAGAACTGCTACTCTGCTACTATCGCTATCCACCCCTGACTTTAGCATGCCATACAATGTCATCATACTGACATCGACCGTCATGGGTCTCATATTTGGCACACTGTTTAACATGCTCGTAAAGAAGATCACTACCGTAGAGGAGGCTGACAAGCACATGCAACACTCTGGGCTGAGGGCGAGAGCTCGCAGCATCAAGCAAAATCTCTTTGACAAGCTTGGCTCGCAAAAACTAAAGAAAGACTGA
- the IKI1 gene encoding Elongator subunit IKI1 (Syntenic homolog of Saccharomyces cerevisiae YHR187W (IKI1)), whose amino-acid sequence MSSTLHNPCVLLKRIFSLREQSSLLLCVDTVAQSAHYLIREFVHQLKDTPLQLLYLSYETANRPSYATQFINCSALSAEEVVAQAKRALAGSGAPGESQWLVVVDSMNYVPVDELGRFVGGLAGPGVTVVATYHSSMPRFTEPALQHYPDGLELLRFMSVTILEVAPLVPEEDAEELEEQLARFVVPRRLNGPVYALTLTNRRKSGRSLSYRFRIDSTNHSYSLLDGAADRDTEQPAHLEGLTTFNLSTTQKQKQAKEKLELPFLEAQSFNTGGAIVYEFEKDDDYDEEDPYEDPF is encoded by the coding sequence ATGAGTTCAACACTGCACAACCCGTGTGTGCTTTTGAAGCGTATTTTTTCGCTCAGGGAGCAGTCCTCGCTGCTTCTGTGCGTCGACACTGTTGCGCAGAGCGCACACTACCTGATACGAGAGTTTGTGCATCAGCTGAAAGACACGCCACTGCAGCTGCTCTACCTTTCATACGAAACGGCGAATAGGCCATCGTATGCCACGCAATTCATAAACTGCAGCGCGCTTTCGGCAGAGGAGGTGGTTGCACAGGCGAAGCGAGCACTAGCGGGGTCTGGGGCGCCTGGCGAGAGCCAATGGCTGGTGGTGGTCGATTCGATGAACTACGTGCCAGTTGACGAGCTTGGGCGATTTGTGGGTGGGCTGGCGGGACCGGGGGTGACAGTAGTGGCCACCTATCACAGCTCGATGCCGCGCTTCACGGAGCCCGCGCTCCAGCACTATCCGGACGGCCTGGAGCTGTTGCGTTTTATGTCGGTGACCATCCTGGAGGTTGCCCCTCTTGTGCCAGAGGAGGACGCTGAGGAGTTGGAGGAGCAGCTTGCGCGCTTCGTGGTCCCAAGGCGGCTGAACGGCCCTGTATACGCGCTCACGCTGACGAACCGCCGGAAGTCCGGGCGATCGCTGAGTTACCGTTTCAGAATCGACTCCACCAACCACTCATACTCCCTGCTCgacggcgcggcggacCGTGACACCGAGCAGCCCGCACACCTGGAAGGTCTGACGACGTTCAATCTGTCTACCACGCAGAAGCAGAAGCAGGCGAAAGAGAAGCTTGAACTACCTTTCCTGGAGGCCCAGTCTTTCAACACTGGCGGCGCCATAGTTTACGAGTTTGAGAAGGACGATGATTATGATGAGGAAGACCCATATGAAGATCCCTTTTAG